The genomic interval CTGCCCCAGAGTTGTCCATTCCATTCTGTTCATCTGTTGCTTTTATGAGTCCTTGCTCCCCCACCAAGTGTCTTGCTTTGCTGATGTGCATTTTAACTTTGTGTAAAAGGAATTGTGTTTCTTAATCAGGTTTTTACTCAGTGCTAGGATTTTAAGATGCATCCCTGTTGCTTCTGCCCCTTCTAACTGCCATTTCTTCTCCATGCTACTCATCTGCCTTGGTTTACCCTTCCTTTACCTACCCTGCCCCCATCAATAACTGCCATAACTCTTCTCCAGCACATCACCTTATGCAGCACATTGGTGTGCACATGTATCACCTGGGAATCCTGTTAAAGTTCAGTTTCCAAGGAGCCCCCAGGTGATGCTTATCCTGCTGGTCCTGGGGCCACATTTCCAGGAGCAAGGCTGGTGTGGAACTCTTTGAGAATTCAGTTTGGGTTGTTGGGTCGTGTAGTATGTGTGGATATAATTTGATGAGTATTGCCCACCTGCTGTCTAGTCTGGCTGCACTGCCTTAATCCACACTAGCAGTGTGGGAGGGTGAAATGGTGTGGGAAGGGAGAGTGTGGGAAGGGAGGAAGGCCTCCTTGCTCTTGCCTGCATCTTGTGTACCTTGGCCCAAGGCTCCTCTCTCCCTTAAGTAGAACAGACCCAGGCTCCAGAGCAGTATCTCTGGCCAGCAATACATGGCCAAGTCAGTGATGGGTCCAGGCCAGGAGTCCTGGCCTCCACCCTCAGCATGGAGGATCCTGAAATCTCACCTTATGACACATCTAGACTGATCTGACTCATGATCTCCCTAGGCCTGGGCTTTATCTCTGACAGGAGTTCTTGAGAAGTGATGGCGTCTTCAATTAGCCTGTTTATTTTAGCCTTCAGCCCCCTTTGGTTTCCCTTGAGTAGCCTGTTGGGGTGCACTAGCACTCAGATGGCTTGGCCCTGACCCTGACCAGGCTGTCCTGAGCCTGGATTTTAACCCCTAAAATGGAATAGTCAAGAAATAGCTATAATTTGCTGGTCCAGTTTCTTTACTTGCATGCCAGCAGCCTCACAGCAGCCATAAAGACAGGTAGGTGTTCTTGCCTTTGTATCCATGAGCAAAGTGAAATTTAGGAGGTTCAGTAATTTCCACTAAAGCTATGGAGCTATAAATAACAATGCCgggattcaaacccaacctcaGCTCATACACCAAAGCCCATGCTAACCCCCAGGCTGTGTTGCCTTCATGTCCTACCTTGCCCTTGCTTTGAGGCCATATTGTAGAGAGAAcaacaaagagaaaggaaggtcCTGTCCTTGGGTTTCAGGCACTGATGTTGAAGCCATCTAACCAGTGGCAGACAGTTTGGAAATTTTATAGTAAGCGAACTTGGGCAAAAATGAGCCAGAGTTGTAGTGGTTGGTTCCCAGGGCCTGAATAGATGGTTGGAGATAGGACCACTAGCACTTCAAGAACAAGAATTTTAGGGTTAGATATAAAATAGAGATCAGGACTGGGTGGGAGTTGAGGATGGCTAGGGATTGGGTAGAGATCAGATGGGTGGGTCTTAGCTGTGGGTAAAGGTGTGTCTGTCATGTACCTTACTTGGTAATAACTGATTACCCGATGTTTTGTTTGAAGGGGTCAGCAGGTGTGCAAATAGCCAGCATCCAGGGAATCAAGGGACACCACCTTGCAAGGCCATTCTGGTGCTATAAGCCGCTTGCTGGGTCATGTTTGGAAACCCTGGAGCTATGCTTTTCCCATTCATACAGCTGTGCTAGCATTTCCTGGCACCAAGCCCCGGGCCCAAGCATTTCACAATCAGAAGAGTTCAACATCTGCACATTTTGAGATTTCATGACACACAGCCTTTTACATCTTGTCCACAACCATCCAACCTCTGTTTCCCATTTCAGGGCCAAAATTCTATCTGAGACAGAGCATTTTTCTGAAAGCACAAGGAGGCTTTATGCCTTTTCCTTCAGGTTCAAAAATTCTTTTgagccagggcagcacctgtggctcaaagagtagggcgctggccccatataccagaggtagcaggttcaaacccagccctggccataaactggaaaaaaaaaaaaatcttttgagatTTTCTACAGAATTTCCTTGGATCTTAAAACAACATCTTAcagttttggtttttaaaaaaaaatgcttcacaaATAAATATTGCCTTTGACTCCACAACAACTCCATGACAGGGTTGGGACCTACTTAATGCTGAAGTTCAAAAGGATTAATTGGCTAAGGCTATACATTGTGAGGGTGGGTGAAATGGGGCTTTTTCGCTTTTCCATGGCAGACCTTGGGACTCAAAGAGTGAGTAGGAACTTTCTGGGTACTCACTATCCTTGTCTGCCCATTTCTCAGAGTTGAGGATGTGGATTAAGGCAGGAGGTAGAAACTCTAGGGTGGGGCATGCCTAGGCTGAGAGGTTTGGGAGGTGAGTGGAGGTCTCATGGACTCTGGCTGGCCTTCTCTCTGCTGGGTTTCTGTCAGTGGAGCCTTTTCTAGAGCCTGGGGTTTTCCTGGAAGTGGAAAGAAGGAATTGGTGGGAGGAATGGAAAGTCCAGGGGTCCCTGGTAGAAGTTCTCAGCAAGTCTAAAGCTAAGACAGCTGAGCAGCTGTAGAAAAAGATGCTGCCAGTTGCCAAGTAGACCTCAGTGTTGTCACCACATCCACAAGGAGACTGTCAGTGGCTTGGCCAAGCTCTGCCCCTAGCTAAGCAATCTATCCTGTCTCCCTTCTCAAAGCCTCTGGTGCCTCACGCTAGGTATCTCTAGCATTGCTTGAGGAAATGCCCAGAGGCCAGGCCAGGCTACCTACAACACCACACATGCCCTGACCCGTGTTAGGGACTGTGGGTATGATGCCTGCTGAGGTAGGAGACCCTGATCCcgctgccctccctctcccctggccCTCAAGCCCTAGGCCAGGGCTCAACAGACACAGGCAGCCGGATGGGGTTGCCCTTCTATTGGTCCAAGTCCTGAGCATAGCCTGGGTGCATCATGGAGGTGAGGAGGCCCACGAGGCTCAGCAGCGTGGAGAAAAGCAGCAGGAAGGAGGCGGTGAAGAGGAGGGCAGGCAGGGCACTGAGCACCAGCAGCAGGACAGCCGGCAGCAGGTGGCGCCATGCTGCAGCCACAACAGGCCACAAGGAGCTCAGCAGGTGGGAGCCGGTGGTGAAGAGGGCATGGCACAGTATGAGTGCCAGCAGCAGGTAGAGAATCCCCTCCAGACACCACAGCACACGCTGCAGTGGCTGACGCCAGCCCGATGTGTTCCACCACTGGGCCCAGCTTGGGGGCACATGGCATGCCCACCAGCGTGCCCAGCCCTGCCGCGTGACCCAGGCCGACCAGGGCACTACTGGCTGTGGCCCCTCGCCGGCCCCGATGGTATCTGTCTCCACTCGCGGCTGCTGCATCATGGCTGGTGCACCTGGAGAGAGGCCAGGCCAGCTGCAGGAGCAGCCCTGGAGTTGTCTGGGAGACCAGGGCAGGTAGGGGTGCAGGGGTCAGGAGGGTGCCAGCACGGGTAGGTTGGAGCTTGGAGCTGGGGCCTGGGACTTACCTCTGGGCAGAGTCACCTAAGTCATGTTGCGTCCTGCAGTGCCCAAGGAGGACCTGGCAACCAGATCCAAGCTCTCACTCTCACCTACCCCCACCCTCCCAAGAGGAGTCCCTTTGTGACCCGGGCTGGGGTGGGGTCCTGCCAAGATAGGAGCTACTGCAAGGTGTGAAGCTTACCTGAGTCCCTCTACATGGACCCTCCAGCTTGGCAGGGGAGGCTGGAGAGCCCTGCAGATAGATAGAGCTTCTCATGCTTTCTGTGGGAGCCTTCCCTGCATCCCTGTCCCTTGCCTATTGACTGATACCCATGCCCACCCCACTTTCTTGCGAGTCTTTTTCTCTGCACCTTCATTCTCTAGAACCATAGAGGAGGCCAGAATGGCTGTCCCCAACTCACAGGCTCTGAGATGGCTACTACATCCTTCCCTGGAACCCCTATCTCTTATCTGCCTTCTCTTGTGGCTCTAAGCCTCAGTCCAGGTATCTACTCCCCATTTTAGGAGGCCAGAGGTCACCTGAGGTTTAGGAATAAAGGGGTAACCTTCCACCTGCCCAGCCAGGATGGAGGAAAGAAGGCCTGAGGAAGAGGATGGCCAGTATATTTTTAGGGCACACAATGTTTTTGGAAGGGCACTCAGGCCCATGGGTGGAGGCAGAAAGCCAGACCCAGCAAGGCTGCAGGCATGCCACGGGCTCCAAGGAGCAGCCCCAGTCCCATGAGCAGTAGTAGCAGTGCATCCTGAAGGCTGAGCTGTCCAGTGACTGTCCCCGCTGGTAGGAGGAGAGCCTCCTGCTGTCCTGGACCTTCACCGGCTCCCTGACTCTGGCCCCTTGTGAGAAGCCTGTGCTGTGGCAGGTTAGGACCTGCAGGCCTGTGGAGAGAGTGGTAACTGGGCTTAGGGAAGTGGATCACTTGCCCACTTACCTACCATGCCCACCTGCCACGCTGCTGCCCACTTACCTGTGGAGCAGGTCAAAGGCAAGGAAGCTGACCAGTAGCAGCAGTAGCAACAGAGCTGGGCCAGCCGTGGAAAAGATTGCCCGAATCGTTAACCCT from Nycticebus coucang isolate mNycCou1 chromosome 21, mNycCou1.pri, whole genome shotgun sequence carries:
- the TMEM239 gene encoding LOW QUALITY PROTEIN: transmembrane protein 239 (The sequence of the model RefSeq protein was modified relative to this genomic sequence to represent the inferred CDS: deleted 1 base in 1 codon; substituted 1 base at 1 genomic stop codon), producing MRSSIYLQGSPASPAKLEGPCRGTQVRVRAWIWLPGPPGHCRTQHDLGDSAQRXVPGPSSKLGLSPGAPAMMQQPRVETDTIGAGEGPQPVVPWSAWVTRQGWARWWACHVPPSWAQWWNTSGWRQPLQRVLWCLEGILYLLLALILCHALFTTGSHLLSSLWPVVAAAWRHLLPAVLLLVLSALPALLFTASFLLLFSTLLSLVGLLTSMMHPGYAQDLDQ
- the C21H20orf141 gene encoding uncharacterized protein C20orf141 homolog, yielding MTQLYLPRPKAFADSMPVPPRGLGAGEGLSSPEHPCVFPCDSSQAQLLDSVLGMGALGLTIRAIFSTAGPALLLLLLLVSFLAFDLLHRPAGPNLPQHRLLTRGQSQGAGEGPGQQEALLLPAGTVTGQLSLQDALLLLLMGLGLLLGARGMPAALLGLAFCLHPWA